The following nucleotide sequence is from Alkalihalobacillus sp. LMS39.
CCATCCCATCGCAATAACAATCCAACCTGATGCTTCAGCTTTTGACTGTTTTAAAACAACGCCAGCTACGACACCCCCTCCAAAAATGATTAAAATCATTGTTCCAATGACTTCACCTAAATAAGCTGACATATGTCATTCCCCCTTTAGAATTGAAGTTTACAAATGAAAGCGTTTACAAGGCATGCGAAAAGAGACAGCTTTTGAATCAAGACATACGTTTAGTATGCTCCTGATACAAAAAGCTGTCCCTCAATGATCTCATCAGCTCATTTATAAACTTATCTACACTATACATAAATTGGACACAATTGTAAATAGTTAATTTATAATAGTTAAATAGAATCCCATTCACAAATACTCAGACACAATTTAGTCAATTTACCGTTCATTAATTAGAATGATATTCATGTTTTCGCCATATGAAAAAAGCAACTAATGCACAGATGACAGAAATAACTGCCACTGTTGAATACATATAGATTTTCTCATATTCTAGTCCTAAATACGCTTCAATTGTCCATTGTAACATAACAACATTTACAGCAATTGTTATAAAAATAATAGCCCAACATATTTTTTTAGCCATGGCGAATTTTCCTTCCAACGGCATACACAACCCCATTATCAACTTCAAGTTCAATTAATGGCAATTCTCGTTGTGGAGGTCCTTCAACAGGATGGCCGTTTCCTAAATCAAAATATCCTTTATGACATGGACATACGAGTGTTTCTCCTTCTGCTTCATAAAAGACCGGACACATCAGATGTGTGCATGCACTATTATATGCTTTCCATTCTCCTGATTTCGTATGAATTAATAAAGCAGCATCATGCTCAGTCGGATAATAAAAGGTCGTTGAGTTTCCTTTTGGAACATCATTCACTTTTGCAATTTCAAACCGCTCGTGTTCGTCTTCCTCTATGCCTAACATCGCTCTGACTGAAAAAGGGACTGTGGCTAACCCTAACGCAACCGATACACCAACAGCAGACTTTAAAAAGGCACGACGGTTATATTTTAAATCATCATCACGATTTAAATTGTCCACAAGATGAATCATATCATCTTGTGTATCTTTTTGGTTCCGACCTGTTTTTTTGTTTGTCATTGCTTTTCCCTCCTTTTAGTCCGAGTACACTCCAAAAAACTCTGGCACGTATTTCCATTTATCCTGCTCTGTCGGTTTTTTTCCCTCTATTAAATTCAATTGCGTTCTTCTCCGCCGTAATGCCTGCATTTCATCAAAATCAATAAATCGAATTGCATCACTTGGGCAAACAGATGCACACATTGGTGAAATATCATGTTTTGTACGGTCATAACACATGTCACATTTGTACATTTTATTTTCTTCAAAATCAAATTTCGGTATTCCAAATGGACAACCAAATGTACAGTTTCGACAACCGATACATTTTTCTTCCATAGCTGAAAGAACAACACCTTCTTCTGTTATTTGAATTGCATTGGCTGGACATACTCTTGCACATGCAGGATCCTTACATTGCATACATAACATCGGAAAGGTTTGTCGACTTTCCATGAAATCGACATACTCCACATAGTTTCTTTCTTTTGCATCATGGCCCCCACACTCCCTGCAAGCCGCTTGGCATGAACGACATCCAATACAACGTTCAAACTCTAAATACATCACTTTTTTCATAGTAGCCACTCCTTCCTATTATGCTTTTTCCATTTTCACTGCGCACACTTTAAATTCTGGCATTCTTGAAATCGGATCAAGTGCGGCATTTGTTAGTTGATTTATCGCTAATTCTTTTCCCCAATGATAGGGTACAAAGACCGTATCTTTTCGAATCGCTTTTGTTAAACGCACCTCTAATATCATATCTGAACGTTTTGTCGTCAATTTTACTTTTTGACCGTTTGTTAGCCCATACTGACTTGCAAGCTCTGGGTGTAATTCCGCATAAGGAACTGGACATTGTTCCATTAAAAACTTGGTTCTTCTCGTTTGTGACCCAGAAAGATAATGGAATACTACCCGTCCTGTCGTTAAATAAAGTGGATATTCTGTTGTCGGAGTTTCATCAGATGGACGATAATGAACAACAGGTAAAATGGCTTTGCCATCTTCTGTCCCAAACTTCTCTTTAAACATTGTTGGTGTCCCTGGATGGTCCTCTGAAGGACAAGGCCAAAATACCCCATCCTCTTTATCAATTCGTTCATACGTAATTCCGTAATAGTCTGCTTTCCCCCCTTTGGAGGCTAATCGGAATTCATCAAAGATTTCTCTTGGGTTATTGTAAGGAAATAAATGTCCTTTGCCCATTCGATTCGCTATCAACTGCAGAATTTCCCAGTCTGGTTTGGATTCTCCAACCGGATCTTTTACTTTCCGTATTCGAATAACACGACCTTCTAAATTCGTTGTTGTCCCTTCATCTTCAGCCCATGACGTTGCTGGTAATATGACATCAGCAAACTCCGCTGTTTCGGATAAGAAAAAGTCACTCACAACCATAAAATCTAATTTATTAAAGCCATTCCATATATGAGTTAAATTCGGAGCAGATACAGCTGGATTACTACAAATGACATGCATTGCTCGAATTTCACCTTTTTCGATTTCATCAAACATTTCGTACGCGGAAACCCCAGCTTTTGGCATGTCTTTCGGGTCAATCCCCCACACACTTGACACATATTCTACAGCTTTCGGATCGGCAATTTTACGATATCCCGGAAGAGCGTCTGCTTTTTGCCCATGCTCTCTTCCACCTTGGCCATTTCCTTGCCCAGTAAATGTTGCTACTCCAGAAGCAAACTTTCCAATTTGTCCACGTAATAAGGCCATAGAAGTATATAAAGTAACATTATCAACACCTTTTGATTGTTGTTCAATTCCTCTAGCAAACATGACGACAGAACGTTTGGAACGACCATAAATATGAGCTGCTTTTTCTATTTTTTCAATGTCAACACCAGTAACCTCAGCTGTATATTTTGCTGTGAAAGGTTCCACAGATACTTTTAACTCTTCAAAATTGTTACAGCGTTCTGATACATATGTTTCATCCACATAGCCATGTTTGATGAGAAGGTGTAACATTCCACTCGCTAACGTATCATCTGTTCCAGGTCGAATATCTAAGTGAACATCGGCAATTCTTGCTGTTGGTGTTTCTCTAGGGTCAACAACAATCATTTTCGCTCCTTTATCCCTTGCTTTCCATAACCATTGAATGCTTGTTGGATGACATTCAGCTGTATTTGAACCTGCCATAAAGAAGCAATCGGTATGCTCTAATTCCGGCCATGGTAATGTTGAGCCGCGGTCTGTTCCTAATGTTTTCATAAATCCACCGGCCGCTGAACTCATACAAAAACGACCATTATAATCAATGAACCGTGTACCTAAAACTGCTCTTGCATATTTACCAACTAAATAACATTTTTCATTTGTCATTGATACGCCACCAAATACAGATACAGCATCTTTCCCGTACTCACTTTGAACCCGTTTAAAGTTTGCCTCGATTAAATCAAGTGCTTCTTCCCACGTCGCTTTCACAAACTGGCCATTTTTCTTAATTAACGGTGTTTTGATTCTTTCTTCGTGGTCAACTGTTTGATAGGCGGTTACCCCTTTTGGACACATTTTCCCTAATGTTACTGGCCAATCATAGCGCGGTTCTACTCCGACGACATTACCTGTTTTTTCATTCACCCGAATATGCATGCCACATTGCATGCCACAATAACAACAGTGAGTTGTGATTAGCTTTTCACCTTTATGATGAAGATTCTTTACTCCCTCTTTGACAAGAAAATCTGTCATTTTATATCCCCCTCTTCTTTGTTATAAAATTCATCAGCTCTTTTTCTACCAAACCCTGGAATATGAATTCCATTATTCGTTTGAATTGGTCCATTTGGTGTGAATTTTGGATCACCCATATTCAACTGGCTCATCACACGTAATTTCCGTCTACATGCTGGGCAATAATCTGCCGCATATGTCCCATCTTGAAAAGATAAATCAAACGCTTGAACACCTAAAATTTCTTTGACATCAGTAATTTGGTCATCGCTACTGTACGTCGTCCCACATTTTTGACAAGGTCGTGTATCCACTTGGACTTCCTCTTGATAATTCATAGGAACTGCCACTGCTAACGGGCGAACTGGTAAATGAAATAACTTACCAAAAGGGAAATATACTAAGAATATGACAACGGTTATTTGATGAAGTAATGACATATAATTGTGCATCCAACCACCAAGAAACTTATATTGAACCGTTAATATTAATCCTGTTACCGTTACAGCAAGTAACATATAAAGAGGGAATAAATCAAATTCAATTCGTTGTGTAACGTCTAAATTATGATTATTAGATCTGCGAATTAATGCCATCGTGACACCGAGTAATACCATTAAAGCCGTAATGTTTAAAATGTTATACATGAACTCGGCTAATAGGCCATCTGCCGCCATTTTTAATGTTGGAATTCCCATCACAACAACTTGGTATGTTGTTGGGTCAACTAACGAAAAGTGAATCCATCCGAAAGTTAATCCAAATGTAAAGGCAAACGATCCAATACAGCCCCAAGCAATCATCCAATGCATAATTCCTCGGTAAATTCCTCTTTTAAAAATAAATTTCTGTAAAAAGATATTATCGAACGCTGTTTTCGCTATTGCCTTCCAGTTCCGCTTTTGCCGTTCTTTCTTTTTTAAGTTTTGAATACTCCGTTTTACAACTTGATGTGTAGCTGGACGAATTAACCATGAACATGTACGAATCGTTATTCCGATCGCAAAAACAATGGAAGAAATAAAATAACCGAATAACATCAAATCAATGTGTGAAAACTGTTTTGTGCCAACCCACATTGAAAAAATTAATAACAATACTACTAAAAAAGCATACATGCTTGTTTTTGAATAAAATGACCGTTCAAATTGACTCATCTTGTTTCACTCCTACCCTTTCGTATATTGGCTTATGTTCATTGTAGGTGGAGCGATTTTCGTAAACAGTGATTTTTGTCACAGATGTGAAAAACGGGTTTGGAACCGTGACAAATTCGTGACAACTCCATAAAAACACATAAAAAAAAGCCGTAAAACCAGTTGGTTTACGGCAAATTGAAGTATTTACTTTATAAACAGATATTTTCCAATTTTACGCAGTTATTTCCTCTGTTATGAATAATTTTTATAAAAAGAATACAGCCATTCTAAAAACAGTTCCTCTTCAAAAATCGAAAAAACTGGTCCTTCGAATGTAATCTCCTTTTGTACTGTATCCCAATATACAACGGCACAACAGTTTTCTACATTATCGAGCAACCTAATATCTTCTTCCTTTTGGATAAACACAATTTTGTCATATTTTTCTTTTTTAAATCCTTCGACAAAAAGAACATCATACGAAATCTGTTGATAAATTGACAAAATGTCAGCTAACGTCCAATTTATTTGCTTTGTCGACTGAAATTGAAAGTTGGGACCAGCACAAACACTTGTCGCCATTGCCCCTGCTTGGCGATGTCGCCAAGAATCTTTCCCTTCATCAAGTGATTGAAGCTCTTCACTATGACCATGGTGTTTTATCGTTGCTACTGATAAGCCTTTTGCAGCAAAGTAAGCAATTGTTTTTTCAAGCATTGTCGTCTTGCCACTATTGCTGTATCCAACAAATTGTATAATCATATTGTTCCTCTTTTCCGACTATCACTTATTAAAGACCCTCTCCTTGTTCTATTTCTCCTCAACATTTCTCTCGTTTTCAATTCATGGTATAGTAAAAATCATATCATATTTATTTTTTATTCCGAAAGTTGATTTTGGAGGAGACAATAATGAAAAAGTTTACTTTAATCGTATTCTTTCTCTTTGTCCTATCTGGATGTGGACAAGCAGAAAATGAAGCATCATCTGATTTATACATTGCGGCAGCCTCTGATTTAGTTGTGGCTTTTTCTGAAATTGAACCATTGTTTGAAGAGAAATTTAATGTTTCTCTTACGATTTCATATGGTTCCACTGGGCAGCTGACAGAGCAAATAAACAACGGGGCACCCTTTGATGTATTTGCAGCCGCAAATGCGGATTTTATCGATGACCTTGAAAAAAATAATCGAATCCTCGCAGACACAAGAGAAGTGTATGCGTTAGGTAAAATAAATCTCGCTTCAACAGATTCTCGTTTCTCCCTTCATTCAATAGAAGATTTGCGCTCAGACGATATTAAAAAGATTGCGATTGCTAATCCAGATCATGCTCCATATGGAAAAGCAGCAAAACAAGCGTTGCAAACGAGCTTACTTTGGGATGAAGTACAACCTAAGCTGATTTATGGAAGAAACATTGCAGACACCTTAACTCAGCTTGAAACAGGCAATGCAGATGTTGCGATTATTGCCTCATCATTAACAAATGAGAACTTAACTTATATTCCTATTGATGTTGACTTATACGAGCCACTACATCAAACAATTGCTGTTATCGATTCTACAAAAAACGAAGAGCTTTCTCGTTTGTTTGTAGACTTTATTTTAACAGATGCAAAACCTGTACTAGAATCATATGGATTTGATTTCCCGAAGGAGTAACTATGTTTACCGACATGAATCTATTTCCTTTATTTTTATCGTTAAAAGTCGCCACAACGGCTACACTTTTTACGATGATCATTGGGATACCTTTAGCTTTTTATTTAAGCCGTACGAAAAGCCGTTTTGGTGATTTTCTAGATACTTTATTAACGTTACCTATTGTCTTACCTCCGACTGTTTTAGGCTATTATTTGCTAGTTCTCCTTGGAAGGCAAAGTACGGTAGGACGTTTTTTAGAAGAACAATTCGGAATCATGATTGTTTTTACACCAACTGGAGCTGTTATTGCAGCAACAGTTGTCGCCCTACCTTTTATGATTAAATCAGCTAAAGCTGCTTTTACAGATTTAAACAAAGACGTCATTTACGCTGCCCAAACTTTAGGACGCTCAGACTTTATGGTGTTTTGGACAATTATCATCCCCCTTGCTTGGCCAGGTATACTTGCAGGAGTTACACTTGCATTTGCACGTGCACTCGGGGATTTTGGTGCTACACTTATGGTTGCTGGGAGCATACCGAATGAAACGATGACAATGCCGATTGCCATTTATGACGCATTACTAGCTGGAAATCGTTCCTTAGCTAATATTCTCGTCTTCATTATGACTGGTGTTTCTCTTGTTATTCTTTATGCGATAAATCGTCTGGAAAAGCAGATGGTGAAAGGAAGATCGTAATGTTACATGTTAATATTCAAAAAAAGGTTCGTTCCTTTCATCTTGATGTCCGTTTTGACATATCAAATGGGATTACAGGGTTACTCGGACCTTCTGGTAGTGGGAAAAGTTTAACATTGCAGTGCCTAGCCGGTATTCAAAAACCCGATTCCGGAGAAATTTCACTGAACAATCATTTCTTTTTCCATAAAGCAAACCGTATATCTGTAAAAACACAACAGCGAAAAATTGGTTTTGTTTTTCAACACTATGCGTTATTTCCACATTTAACAGTCAAACAAAATATTGAATATGGGATGTTTGAGTTACCAAAAAAAGAACGACAACAAAAAGCTGAGGTTTGGATTCAATCAATGGATTTAATCGGACTTGAACACCATTTTCCTTCCCAATTATCAGGAGGGCAACAACAACGAACAGCCCTTGCTCGAACATTAGCGACAAAACCGGATATTCTATTGTTAGACGAACCCTTTTCCGCATTAGATACAGCTTTACGCTCAAAATTAACAAATGAATTAATTCAACTTGTCGAGCAACATTTTCACGGCCCTGTTCTCCTTGTCACACATGATATCGAAGAGGCTTATCATGTGTGTCACTCACTTGTCTTACTTCATAACGGAAAAGTGAAACAAACCGGAAAAACCCCAGATGTTTTTCTACATCCACAATCTTATGAAGCCGCGCAATTGCTCGGCTGTCGTAATCTTTTTCCAATTACTTCATTTGAACCATCATCTGGGATTGTTTTTATTAATGAAAATATATCTTTTCATGTAGACAAAACAGTAAGCAACACACCAACCTATATTGGGATACACCCTCATGACATTCACGTATTGTCAGAAGGAGGACGTGAAAATACGATTCACGCAACAGTCCATTCGGTAGTAGAAAAAATTCATACAACAACGTTATTTGTTTCCTTTTGCCAACATGAACTTGAAATTGATGTGCCAAAAGGTCATCCATCGACTTTTCAAGCTGACATATATATTCATCTACCAAAAGACAAGCTATTTATCTTTTAAACACACTCTTCCTCCTATATAGGAGTGAAAAAAATCACTTCCAACAACTGTTCTCTGTTGTACAATCAAGTTGCATTTACAAATAACGGAACAAGTAGGAGTGAAAATGATGAATGCAACCCATATTATTGCAATTACAAGTGGTAAAGGCGGTGTTGGAAAATCTACAGTTAGTGTCAACCTAGCTCTTGCCCTTAGCAGACTGAATAAACATGTAGGCGTCATGGACTTAGATATTTACGGCTTTAGTATTCCTAATATGCTTTCTATTACAGAACGACCGAAAGTATGGAACGAAAAAATTATTCCTGTTCAATCCAATGGTGTAAGTGTAATGTCAACTGGTTTTATGGTTAGAGATAATCAACCTATCGTTTGGCGTGGACCAATGTTAGGGAAAATGATTGAACATTTTGCGAACGATGTATTATGGGGTGCTATCGATTATATGATATTGGATATGCCACCTGGAACTGGTGATGTCGCACTTGATATGCATCATATGTTTCCAAAAAGCCATGAAATAATCGTAACGACTCCTCATCATACTGCAGCACACGTCGCAGAACGAGCTGGCACGATGGCCAAAAAGTCAAATCATTCTATTATTGGTGTTATTGAAAATATGGCTTATTTTTCTCCACCTTCCTCAGAGGAAAAGTATTATTTATTTGGTAAAGGAGGCGGTCAAACTTTGGCTGACTCTTTACAAGTCCCTTTGCTTGATTCATTGCCGATTGCCGTTCCTAATCACGAAGGGAAAATGAAAACGATTGTTGAAAAAGTAGACCCATTATATCAACACTTTCAACATATTGCTCTTCAAATTGAGAAACAACTGAAAGGGACAAACCTTGAGTCTGAGACTAGTTTACTGTGATATCCCTCACAGTCGCATCCAGTTTACCGTGTTATGCTTGTGAAAATGAAGCAAAAAAGGTGATGTTATGTCTGAGTTCTTTTTTGAAAAAATTCCTTTTTTTCAACAGTTAACAACAGAACAAAAAGAGCTTCTTTCTCCCATTATTTTTACGCAATCTGTTCAAAAAGGAGAAGTGCTCTTTTTAGAATCGGAAGAAGCGAAAGCTGTCTTTTTTGTAAATGAAGGAAAAATCCGACTAAGTAAGTGTACCCATGAAGGAAAAGAAATTGTGTTACACATACGTAAGCCAGGAGACCTTTTTGCTGCAACTTCTTTATTTTGTAAACCAAACGATACGTATCCTGCCACTGCTGTCGCGCTAGAGCCAAGTGTTGTATCCTTTATTCGAAAAACTGATTTTGAACAAGTCATCATGCACTCTCCCCAGCTCACCTTACCTATCTTTCAAATTATGTCAGAGCGGTTACGCTTGTCTCAAAAAACATTACGAGATGTTGCTTTATTTGGACAATATGAAGCACTCGCACAAACACTACTACGGCTTGTTCAAGACTATGGCAAACAAAACGAACACGGTTTTGTCATTCAATTAAAACTGACACATGAAGAATTAGGTGGTTTTTTTGGGGCAACCCGGGAAAGTGTTAACCGAATGATTAATCAATTAAAACGAGATGGCATTTTAAGCATGGACCATGGTTATATTACCATCCACGATCTCCCTTATTTGCAACAATTGTTCGAATGAAGTCTTTGAATCCGGCTGCTCTATCATCTTATTTAAGTTTATAGCTTTGTTGCGAAAGAAACTGTTATGTTGATCACATTTCTTACACTTCTATCAATTATATCTTCCTGTTAGCATTAACAAAGTAGACCCCCAAAAGCAAAGTCTTTTGGAGGTCTATTTGGTTATAGTAAGGCGGTTA
It contains:
- the fdhF gene encoding formate dehydrogenase subunit alpha gives rise to the protein MTDFLVKEGVKNLHHKGEKLITTHCCYCGMQCGMHIRVNEKTGNVVGVEPRYDWPVTLGKMCPKGVTAYQTVDHEERIKTPLIKKNGQFVKATWEEALDLIEANFKRVQSEYGKDAVSVFGGVSMTNEKCYLVGKYARAVLGTRFIDYNGRFCMSSAAGGFMKTLGTDRGSTLPWPELEHTDCFFMAGSNTAECHPTSIQWLWKARDKGAKMIVVDPRETPTARIADVHLDIRPGTDDTLASGMLHLLIKHGYVDETYVSERCNNFEELKVSVEPFTAKYTAEVTGVDIEKIEKAAHIYGRSKRSVVMFARGIEQQSKGVDNVTLYTSMALLRGQIGKFASGVATFTGQGNGQGGREHGQKADALPGYRKIADPKAVEYVSSVWGIDPKDMPKAGVSAYEMFDEIEKGEIRAMHVICSNPAVSAPNLTHIWNGFNKLDFMVVSDFFLSETAEFADVILPATSWAEDEGTTTNLEGRVIRIRKVKDPVGESKPDWEILQLIANRMGKGHLFPYNNPREIFDEFRLASKGGKADYYGITYERIDKEDGVFWPCPSEDHPGTPTMFKEKFGTEDGKAILPVVHYRPSDETPTTEYPLYLTTGRVVFHYLSGSQTRRTKFLMEQCPVPYAELHPELASQYGLTNGQKVKLTTKRSDMILEVRLTKAIRKDTVFVPYHWGKELAINQLTNAALDPISRMPEFKVCAVKMEKA
- a CDS encoding Rieske 2Fe-2S domain-containing protein translates to MTNKKTGRNQKDTQDDMIHLVDNLNRDDDLKYNRRAFLKSAVGVSVALGLATVPFSVRAMLGIEEDEHERFEIAKVNDVPKGNSTTFYYPTEHDAALLIHTKSGEWKAYNSACTHLMCPVFYEAEGETLVCPCHKGYFDLGNGHPVEGPPQRELPLIELEVDNGVVYAVGRKIRHG
- a CDS encoding Crp/Fnr family transcriptional regulator encodes the protein MSEFFFEKIPFFQQLTTEQKELLSPIIFTQSVQKGEVLFLESEEAKAVFFVNEGKIRLSKCTHEGKEIVLHIRKPGDLFAATSLFCKPNDTYPATAVALEPSVVSFIRKTDFEQVIMHSPQLTLPIFQIMSERLRLSQKTLRDVALFGQYEALAQTLLRLVQDYGKQNEHGFVIQLKLTHEELGGFFGATRESVNRMINQLKRDGILSMDHGYITIHDLPYLQQLFE
- a CDS encoding ATP-binding cassette domain-containing protein, which encodes MLHVNIQKKVRSFHLDVRFDISNGITGLLGPSGSGKSLTLQCLAGIQKPDSGEISLNNHFFFHKANRISVKTQQRKIGFVFQHYALFPHLTVKQNIEYGMFELPKKERQQKAEVWIQSMDLIGLEHHFPSQLSGGQQQRTALARTLATKPDILLLDEPFSALDTALRSKLTNELIQLVEQHFHGPVLLVTHDIEEAYHVCHSLVLLHNGKVKQTGKTPDVFLHPQSYEAAQLLGCRNLFPITSFEPSSGIVFINENISFHVDKTVSNTPTYIGIHPHDIHVLSEGGRENTIHATVHSVVEKIHTTTLFVSFCQHELEIDVPKGHPSTFQADIYIHLPKDKLFIF
- a CDS encoding MFS transporter, translated to MSQFERSFYSKTSMYAFLVVLLLIFSMWVGTKQFSHIDLMLFGYFISSIVFAIGITIRTCSWLIRPATHQVVKRSIQNLKKKERQKRNWKAIAKTAFDNIFLQKFIFKRGIYRGIMHWMIAWGCIGSFAFTFGLTFGWIHFSLVDPTTYQVVVMGIPTLKMAADGLLAEFMYNILNITALMVLLGVTMALIRRSNNHNLDVTQRIEFDLFPLYMLLAVTVTGLILTVQYKFLGGWMHNYMSLLHQITVVIFLVYFPFGKLFHLPVRPLAVAVPMNYQEEVQVDTRPCQKCGTTYSSDDQITDVKEILGVQAFDLSFQDGTYAADYCPACRRKLRVMSQLNMGDPKFTPNGPIQTNNGIHIPGFGRKRADEFYNKEEGDIK
- the mobB gene encoding molybdopterin-guanine dinucleotide biosynthesis protein B, whose product is MIIQFVGYSNSGKTTMLEKTIAYFAAKGLSVATIKHHGHSEELQSLDEGKDSWRHRQAGAMATSVCAGPNFQFQSTKQINWTLADILSIYQQISYDVLFVEGFKKEKYDKIVFIQKEEDIRLLDNVENCCAVVYWDTVQKEITFEGPVFSIFEEELFLEWLYSFYKNYS
- a CDS encoding 4Fe-4S dicluster domain-containing protein is translated as MKKVMYLEFERCIGCRSCQAACRECGGHDAKERNYVEYVDFMESRQTFPMLCMQCKDPACARVCPANAIQITEEGVVLSAMEEKCIGCRNCTFGCPFGIPKFDFEENKMYKCDMCYDRTKHDISPMCASVCPSDAIRFIDFDEMQALRRRRTQLNLIEGKKPTEQDKWKYVPEFFGVYSD
- the modA gene encoding molybdate ABC transporter substrate-binding protein — its product is MKKFTLIVFFLFVLSGCGQAENEASSDLYIAAASDLVVAFSEIEPLFEEKFNVSLTISYGSTGQLTEQINNGAPFDVFAAANADFIDDLEKNNRILADTREVYALGKINLASTDSRFSLHSIEDLRSDDIKKIAIANPDHAPYGKAAKQALQTSLLWDEVQPKLIYGRNIADTLTQLETGNADVAIIASSLTNENLTYIPIDVDLYEPLHQTIAVIDSTKNEELSRLFVDFILTDAKPVLESYGFDFPKE
- the modB gene encoding molybdate ABC transporter permease subunit; its protein translation is MFTDMNLFPLFLSLKVATTATLFTMIIGIPLAFYLSRTKSRFGDFLDTLLTLPIVLPPTVLGYYLLVLLGRQSTVGRFLEEQFGIMIVFTPTGAVIAATVVALPFMIKSAKAAFTDLNKDVIYAAQTLGRSDFMVFWTIIIPLAWPGILAGVTLAFARALGDFGATLMVAGSIPNETMTMPIAIYDALLAGNRSLANILVFIMTGVSLVILYAINRLEKQMVKGRS